In the Pedobacter cryoconitis genome, CGAAATAAAGATAGGGGCTACTGGACTATTCCTAAGGGAGAGCCTGTTGGCCAGGAGGAATTGATGGCGACCGCTTTGCGTGAGTTTTGCGAAGAAACTGGTTATTTACCAGAAGGTGATTTTAAGCCGTTGAACCCCATTGTGCAGAAAGCCGGAAAAGTGGTGCATTGTTGGGCAGTAGCGGGGAATTTGGATCCTTTAAATATGGTCTGTAATACTTTCACTTTGGAGTGGCCACCTGGGGCTAGTAAATTTGTTGATTTTCCAGAGGTTGATAAAGGGGAGTGGTTTTCTTTGGATCAGGCAAGACTGTTTATCAATTTGCGGCAAATTAGTTTTTTGGATGAACTGGAAGGGATTCTTTCAGCTGGCTGATAACATTAGTTCGTTGTCTGTTTTACATAATTATGCATAGCTTTCTTAAGGCTGTTATTTTAAGCATACGTGTTTTGTCTTTCGGGATATAGCGTGTTTTGATTGACAGTTAGAAGTTTTAAAACATTCTTTCCAGGTGCGTGTTTAGTTGAGACTAACCAAATTTATATAGTATCAATATGGAGGATTTTAATTTAAATGCTGAGACTTCTGGTGTGAACAGAGAAGGCGATTTTCCTAAAGGGATTAAAAACATTGTTGTTGACCAAATTTCCGGACCAGCCGGTGCTGAAGTTAATTTGGATGGTGTTCAGCAAAGTTCCAATTTGTATCCGCTTGAGCAAGAATTGGATAGGGAAGGAGCTCCTGGTCATCAAGATGAAGATTTAGGCATCAATTCTGATGGAACTAATCCTGGTACAGAATATTTTCCACCATTGAATGAGCCTTGAGTGGATTTGCTGTTATGAAAAAAAATAATGTTCCTGTTTATTATTCAGGTACCAGTGGCTTACTATTGCCGGTGCGTAATAAGCTTTTTTATCCTGAGGAATTCAAAGAGAAAAGCAGGTTGTGTTTTTATGCTTCGATGATGAACAGTATTGAGATCAATAGTTCTTTTTACAAAATACCGATGGGTTCAACTGTTGCGAAATGGGCTAAAGATGTTCCGGAGAATTTTAGGTTTACTTTTAAGCTTCCTAAGATAATTACACACAATAAGGGACTTGCTTTTGATCCTGAATCTGTAAAACAGTTTATGCAGGTTATCTCTTTAGCAGGTGATAAGAAGGGTTGTCTGCTGGTGCAGTTTCCCCCTGGCGTACGTATTGGAAACTTAAATCAGCTAACTTTATTAATGGCCTGTCTGCGTGAATGTGATAAAGATGGTGACTGGAATATTGCCTTGGAGTTTCGTCATGTGTCTTTATATTGTGAGCAGGTTTACAGCTTACTTGATGAATATGGTTTGGGAATAGTGATACAGGATAAGCCACCTGCCATTACGCCTATGCTGAATACGGATCTCAACTTTGTGTACCTGCGTTTCCATGGACCTGGAGGAAGTTACAGGGGGAGCTATCAAGATGATTTAATGTATGAATATGCTGAATATATCCGGGAATGGATGGCAGAAGGAAAAACGGTGTATGCTTATTTCAATAATACTATGGGTGAGGCAATTGCTAATTTATTTACGTTGAAAGATTTGGTTCTTGGAACTGTAAAGGATGATTTGTAACAAGTTTTAGTGTTGAATTAGTAATACTTCTAAGAGCTCATCAAAATTTTTGACAGGTCATGACCGAAGGGATTTACAGCCAGAATTTCAGGAGAATTGCATTTGAATCAGCTTACACGATGTTTTTTAGTTTCGCTTGGGCTGTATCCAAAGTGACTTTTATACAAGCGTGAGAAATGTGAAACGTTTTCATAACCAACTTCATAGCAAACATTTGCAATTGTTAGTTGAGTAGAAAAGAATAAGCCCTTGGCTTTTTCCAATCGCTTTTCTTGTATCCATTTCGCAGGTGTTTTCTGAAATAAAGATTCAAATTCCCTCCGGAAGGTCGATAAACTTCTTCCTGAAATATCAGCTAATTCCTGCAACGTATAGGGTTGAAGGTAATATGCCTCAATAGTTTTTAATAAATCTTTAGTTTCATACCGATTGAGGCTTATCAATTGTTGTAAAAACTTTGGATTTTCCTGCGAAAGGCTATAAAGTAATTCTAGAATTTTTAATTTGAACAATCCCGTTTTTACATTTTGATTGTCATCGAAATAAGGCTTCATAGATGCTAGGAACGATTGTAAACGTCCTCCGTACTGATGAATGATGATTTCATCATCCAAAACTGCCTCTCTTGGATAATCATCCATTTCAATTAATTTTATAAAATCGATGATGATATCTTTCTTTAAAGTAAAAGAAACACTTTCATACATATAATCATCCAAGGCATCACCTGCTTTCACAATCTCTACATAAGTAGCCTTTTTTATTAATAACATTTCTCCCTTTTTTAATTGAAAAAAATGTTTTCCAATGTGCAATTCATTAGTTCCATCCACTGCAAATAGCAAAAAATGTTCTTTTAACATATTCTGTTTATGAAATGGGATTTTGTGCTGTTGACGGCAAATCTCTGTTGTGCCGATTTCCTCTGATGTTAAAATAATATGTGTCCCTTGAAATGAACTTTGATCTGCTATTTGTTTTACAACATCCATGCTACTGTTTTTTAACAAAAGTATATAATTTCTGGTTCCTGATTCATCGTAGAATCTTTTTTTCAGATGACGCGAAAAGTCATGAATTATGGAGTTTTCAGCAATCTAAATGTATAACATATAGTAGAACTTTGAAAAAAAATAATTCATAACAGTTATGCTACAATTTAAAAATTCAGAAAAGGTATTTGCAATAAAGGGGTTGTCTCAAGCCGTTGAAATCCCATTTGGTGACCAGAAAATGATTATACTATCGGGACAAATCCCCCTTAATAAGCAGGGTGAGTTAGTCGGTAAAGATGTAAAAACACAGACCATTCAGATTTTTGAGAATATCAGAGATATTTTAGAAACCTGCGGTGCTAGCATTGATGATATCATAAAACTTGGGATTTTTACTTCAGATATTTCCCAAATAGCTCTCTATAGAGAAGCCAGAGATCAATTTATTAATTCCAATAACCCACCCACAAGTACGCTTGTTGAGGTAAAAGGTTTATTTAGAAGCGATGTAATAATTGAGATAGAAGTTACTGCTCTAGTAAAAATATAGGTCAGTCAGCTTAAAATTGCCAATTTTCTCAAAATAAACCAACGATTATTGTTTTTATGATGATTAATTAATTTTCTTTATGAAATGTACATATGTTA is a window encoding:
- a CDS encoding DUF72 domain-containing protein; protein product: MKKNNVPVYYSGTSGLLLPVRNKLFYPEEFKEKSRLCFYASMMNSIEINSSFYKIPMGSTVAKWAKDVPENFRFTFKLPKIITHNKGLAFDPESVKQFMQVISLAGDKKGCLLVQFPPGVRIGNLNQLTLLMACLRECDKDGDWNIALEFRHVSLYCEQVYSLLDEYGLGIVIQDKPPAITPMLNTDLNFVYLRFHGPGGSYRGSYQDDLMYEYAEYIREWMAEGKTVYAYFNNTMGEAIANLFTLKDLVLGTVKDDL
- a CDS encoding NUDIX domain-containing protein — translated: MKKEHYIRIMKSISAGILLYRINGELAEVFLVHPGGPFFRNKDRGYWTIPKGEPVGQEELMATALREFCEETGYLPEGDFKPLNPIVQKAGKVVHCWAVAGNLDPLNMVCNTFTLEWPPGASKFVDFPEVDKGEWFSLDQARLFINLRQISFLDELEGILSAG
- a CDS encoding RidA family protein, with translation MLQFKNSEKVFAIKGLSQAVEIPFGDQKMIILSGQIPLNKQGELVGKDVKTQTIQIFENIRDILETCGASIDDIIKLGIFTSDISQIALYREARDQFINSNNPPTSTLVEVKGLFRSDVIIEIEVTALVKI
- a CDS encoding helix-turn-helix domain-containing protein, which codes for MDVVKQIADQSSFQGTHIILTSEEIGTTEICRQQHKIPFHKQNMLKEHFLLFAVDGTNELHIGKHFFQLKKGEMLLIKKATYVEIVKAGDALDDYMYESVSFTLKKDIIIDFIKLIEMDDYPREAVLDDEIIIHQYGGRLQSFLASMKPYFDDNQNVKTGLFKLKILELLYSLSQENPKFLQQLISLNRYETKDLLKTIEAYYLQPYTLQELADISGRSLSTFRREFESLFQKTPAKWIQEKRLEKAKGLFFSTQLTIANVCYEVGYENVSHFSRLYKSHFGYSPSETKKHRVS